In Balaenoptera musculus isolate JJ_BM4_2016_0621 chromosome 19, mBalMus1.pri.v3, whole genome shotgun sequence, one genomic interval encodes:
- the SPACA4 gene encoding sperm acrosome membrane-associated protein 4, whose translation MVLSWLLLLVMALPPGTTGTKDCVFCELTDSTTCPGTHMRCGDDEDCFTGHGVAPGISPIINKGCVQATSCGHEEPVSYMGVTYSLTTNCCTGRLCNGAPHPAGSQMAGATTGLALGVPLFLRHLL comes from the coding sequence ATGGTCCTCAGCTGGCTGTTGCTTCTGGTGATGGCTCTGCCCCCAGGCACGACGGGCACCAAGGACTGCGTCTTCTGTGAGCTGACCGACTCCACGACCTGTCCCGGCACCCACATGCGCTGTGGCGATGACGAGGACTGCTTCACGGGCCACGGGGTGGCCCCCGGCATCAGCCCCATCATCAACAAAGGCTGCGTGCAGGCCACCTCGTGTGGCCACGAGGAGCCCGTCAGCTACATGGGTGTCACCTACAGCCTCACCACCAACTGTTGCACCGGCCGCCTGTGTAACGGGGCCCCCCACCCCGCAGGCAGCCAGATGGCAGGGGCCACCACCGGCCTGGCGCTGGGCGTGCCGCTATTCCTCCGACATTTGCTGTGA